cccttaaaattttttagaattcagttttttaccttttccacttattttaccagcatagagtgtgtgctatttgagTTAGTGGATAAAATGCAAAaacccttacatttattgatgcaatccatcattggcccattttgtccagtaactgagaaatggatgtagcttagctaacttttctaatgggatgtcagccccAGCACATATCTGGACACgcagcagtctgggcacagtgagagggaactaccgctgtagctacgaagCCAAACAtacaacgtgaaactaacttcaccacggtacaccgcggtaCACTTGGTGTTgtgctttcttcttcttgcgggtggcgcgagtcgagtggcaaccagctttgaggcgcattactgcacctaccatgttgaagtgtggctcagagttgcGAATGTGAGACGGCAACCAGATCGGCCCAATCtcgtggcagaagccgatattatccgatcttcacaaatacagcggatcggcagccgatcccaatcctgaagatcggatcgggacatccctagttgtcACAGTGTGTCTTATGAATGTCCTCACCGACAGATGTTACAGAGAGAAGTGAAATAGACTAACCTCTTCACTTTGTGCTTCATTTGTGCATAACGAGCAGCAATGGCTATGTTGTTGAAAAAGCAAAAGCCATTGGGCTTGTTAGCCTGAGCGTGATGTCCTGGAGGCctgtcacacacagacacacaaacacacccacaGTTCTGACAACAGGAATATAAAAGTGATGGCCAGATGTGTAACATCAGCACCAGACTGAAATGAACCCGACAATTAGAAAGTTACGTGCAGCTGAGGCGCACCTGACAACAGCAAATCCGTTCCTGAGGTGAGACGTCAACACCTGGTCTACCAACTGGAGCACTGAACCGACTGCCAATATGGACACCTGGAAGGTCTcctgtggcacacacacacagtctttgtagcatgtgcgtgtgtacagcatgtgtgcgtgtgcgtgtgtacagtatgtgtgagtgTCCTTACGGGATGGAAATAGACAGAATCATATTTGTCAGAAAGATTATGTAATTCTGTCTTGGACATCGTCTGAGTGGACTTCATCAGCCCAATGTAATCTTTCCTGTAAGgagcgcacacacatgcacgcacagacacgcacacaaaaacacacatgcacacacaaacacacaaagatgATCAGGGCAAAGCATGATAAAGATAATTGTaaaagtttgcttttttttccatcttttggTGAACTCACGTGTGCACAAGTAGCAGCTCTTCATCTGTGGCTGCTCTGGCCTgaaacatgcacacagacacacacacacacacacacacacacacacatacaattaGGAGCTCACAAAGGACACTCTGGTTTTGCTGGGTAAATAAAGACAAAGAGTCTCACCTGTACTCGAACACAGCGGGACAACAGTTCTTGTCTGTCCAGCTCCTCCATGATGGACATCACTCTGTCAGGACTCTCTAGATGACTGAACAACACGCTTATTGTTAACAGTCATGTGACATACATTCATAAACATAACTGAGTATGTAAGTCATGTCAGGTGAGCTTACCTGGCATCCCACAGGTTTTGATGACAAGTGAAGGTCTCAGAGTACACCAGACCTGTCCCAGTAGCAGATGCCCTGCTAGATAGGtcctagacacacacacacaaatgcacacacacaatcctATACAGTAATTAGTACAAAAAAGTGTTTCTGCTCACAAGCTTCTGCAGTTGGACTTGCAGCTCCTTGTCTCGCTCTTCCTGGCTCCTCGCCATCCTCCCTTTCTTCTTCACCTCCTTCAGGTTGCCTCCTTTTATCCTCTGTTTGTCTCCTTGAACCCCACCTCCCTGTGTGCgcgcatatacacacacaagcacaaggatGCTGCGTTAACATCTGATCTCACTGATCATCACCGacgaaagagaagaagaaatgtTTATGACACCTAGTTGCcctttaatgaatgaataacacaTGTGCAGTCATTAACAAGCCCTtgttgtatgactgacaagttAATGTGTCACTGATCTGTCAAATCTTTCACCAAAATGTGTTAAGCAAGTAAACATGCACACATGAGCAACCTGAGGGGACAGACGAGGAGATCTCCTGACTGACTTGAGTCCGCATGCTGATTTTGGAAGATCTGGTCCAGAGGACATCTCTAACCCTCCTGACCTGCAAGTTAGAACACCTCAGTAGTGACAGTCACTAGTGTTTGCTTGTTGAATTAACACTATTTGATCGCCAAATTCAAATACACTAGTACATAAATTGTATAGTTATTACAGTGTTACTACTGTAGTATTATCACTTCAAACATCTTGCATTTTCGGTGGACTTAAATATAACATATTGCACGTCACAAGATCATAAGATCAGCTCAGAGGCAACCTATTTGCCAGCAGTTGTAAATACGTCAAATAGACGGGGTTAGTTAACGTCCATTACACAGGCATAGACACATTCATATTCATTTACAAagataaacacaaaaacaaacatgaacggacttacagtatttttgacAGTATTTTTTAGTTACACCACTGAGCGCCAATCGTAAGGGCAGTCGCACTAAAATGACGTCACAACCGAGTCGCACGCCATTTACATATTTTGATCAACAACATTTTTGCGatagaaaaataagacattttaaacATACTTTCATCTATTCCAAAACTCAAAAGTATTTATTACTGCGCGTAACTGTTTGTGAGGACACAATTTGCATAAAACATAATTTGCGTTTCAATTATTTCATCCTGTCTTAATGCTTATGCTTACAGAAATTAATTGTGTCATAATTTTATCAATATTTTACtacttttgtaaatattttgaaaataagaatgtatatttgtatgcagTAAAATAACTGTTTTTCTATAGCAGTCGCTTTATTCTGAAAATGAGGGAGTTGCTTACTTAATGACCTCAGCAGGTCCCCGGATTTTGAAGCGGAAGCAAAACCACAATCAAGCGAAAAAGCAATGACTCCTACGGCTGCTGCTAATGTTAATGCGAATACTACTGGTAACGTGGAGCAGAAGGTGTTGCAGTATGAGAGGTTTATTGACGAAGTGCTGAAGAAAGATTTACAGTAAGAGACGCGTCACTGTAAATGTCGTGTAGTTTGGTTTCCATGCTGTGTTGGTTCCACTGATAAATGCACGTTTGCTACGATGGCTGATAAACCTGCCTCTCCTTAATGTTGTTTAAGAGGGTCAATGAACAACATACATCAACATACATGTCCTCGTGGAGGTGGTCGTTATCAGAGACCGAGCGTCAAAGACATAGACGACAAAAAGGTGGACTGTCCTTTTAAGCTCTACAGTCGTtacagcttgtgtgtgtgcctgttgtTGCTTTTTAGGACGGTAATGGAGCAGAGAGATGCACTTTATAATCAAATATCTCAGTACCTGCAGCTCAAGAACACCATACAGAGTTTGCaggtatgcacacacacgcacatacaaaACACTGAAAGTGACATGCATGTATGACACATGCACTGTATGTTGTGTGTGGACAGGAGACAGGCTCTCAGCGCCTCAAGACAGACATTGACCTGGGATGTAACTTCTATGTTCAGGCAGAAGTGTAAGTTATTCCATTTAAgtcgcaataataataatactgaggGGATCAGCCCCCTATCACaatattaatcataattaatagGTTCCTGCATGTGTGTATAGAGCAGAGGTCTTCAATGAAAAATTGAACAAGATtcgtttatgcattttttttttctcagtgaACGTCCAAACTTTATTTAGCCTTAAATTGTGTCAAACAGACtagctcatatgaatatcaTATGTAAGGAAACCCTGCACGTCACCTTacaaccagtgcttctcaaatagtggagcGGGACCCCCTTGGGAGGGTgcacggtgaactgtcaggcagggaggactttcagtattagtgcagacctgccaacatgtctgaatttgttgtactcagcatgcaatttgactcttgaatatgcttgtatgcttcactgccatccattttgttgcatttttctggtttcagtttcgagttcagtctgtacagtacagataaataaataaataaatagctaaTATCAGTTTCTTAATagtatttcaaaatgtaaaaaggggggcagggggaaaaaaatatttctgtctcccagtgggggcatgacccGCGGCGGACCTACCATTAAGGCAAAGTAGGCAGTCTCCTTAGGCCCCCAACCAGTAGGGGGCGCCCAACCAGCACGGACCAGGGTCACCACAGTCAGCAGCACCCCCAACTATATTAAtttataattatgttagcatactatataaacaaataacagaacaaaaaataaatccatttgAAAGCTAAATTAATATTATCTGCCCCCGCCCCCTCGCACTACAATAGACTGTTCAATGATGACGAAAGACTGACCAGTCGGGAATTTATGTGGGCTAgtccagtaggtggcggtaatgcgCTTTTAAGTTGGTTTGCCAACCGCCATTAATTAAACATCAAAGAGGAAGAAGTTGTGAGTTTTTGAGTGGGGTAGGGGGGGCAACTTCACGCAGGTGTTTCACCTGAGAAGCTGAGAAGAAGTGTGAAGCTACTTAAAATGAAGCAAACTTACCAGAGCGGGTCCGAGAAGGGGAAACAGTGAGAGGATGGCAAAAATATATTGCCTCAAATTTCTTTACGGTGTcagtagaaaaaaatgtcaggcCACAAGCCGGTGCTTGCTACCGCTGAGGTGGAGGTGGAGTTCCAGACACCAACACCTCACCTATGTGTCAAGTCCAGTGAGAAGTTACAGCAACAAGTCGGACTTTAATTTCTtagacatttacagtatgcaatgaaaaacatggACAACAATATGGATGGACTTCAACATGATAATGAGCGTccacattatttatttgtacaaatatgagAAGCTCCATTTGACTTCTCTGGCATGGAAGGTATGGAAATGGGGAGAGGGCGATAGTTTGCAAAGATGACTTGTGTTTATGTCTCTGAGATACAGAGACAGAAACAGGGAGAGTTAGTGTTCAAAAAGAGAGGGCGTGTTCATGtgtgagacagagagagagagagggggaaTGAGTGTGTGAGATTGTATTAATGAAATGGTAATTATTTAGGCATACATATTTTGAAGCACTCTCCGCTTTAGTTGCTTAACAGTATTCATGTCTAAAtaatctctctctttctctgtctctctctgacacacacatgaacacaaacTCTCCCTGTTTCTGTCTCTTTATCTCACACTCATAAACATAAGTCATCTTTGCAAACAATTGACTTCTCCCAATTTCCATGAGAAGCTCTAGATGCTGTatagttatgactttttattaatCGCTTTTGTTACATTATAATTGTTCATCTTCACCCtcaatacatacacacagtcgCTTTCACTCTgaaacgcacacacgcacacatctgttgtgatgatgtctgAGTTGTTcttgttcaaaaataaacacatctgGCATTTTGACATGCACTGGTTTGATATCTGAAGCATTATTCTCCCATTCTGTTCACCCCGTATTAATTTAGTGCAAGGTTGTGTATTGATAGGGGCctttgaggctgcctttcctgctgtttttgttaaaagaacatatgaagAGGGCTATTATGTTCGCCTTAGGGCCCCAAATTGCTAAGTCctggcatgacagaaaataattgagaaccgctGCCCTACAACACAATTACCGTACATTGGCACCtatattgcatttaaaagaaaaaaggaccacatttcacataaataataaaaggtttgactgtacgaacaatgaatgaacacaggaggcttatttttaagtgaaataaaactgcaccgttttttctgaaaaacaaattaaataatagCAATTTAATAAGTctctctttaacagaaaagctgcgACAGCACACTCTCTTAAAGTtccacattttcttcttgttgtagctgacattgaaatttgtcacacaactcctgtttttgtttacctttgagtaacACAACACTCCCGTCagtgaaagatgttttgttttactccaatatccatacaatccttagtgaacactcatttgcacgttgctgtgctgtaaatgaatgtgctaTAACTCTTGTAGATTTTTCATtgagacacagcggtttggcactggattctggaagaatgaacatatgtTGGTCCGTCCATTCACTTTTATAAGTTCAGTTTTCTTCATCAGCTGTtattacttttgagcaagccgtGGTTCTCATTTGctcggcaagtaaacaaacaatttcattggctcattttgagtgacatcACCGCATTTGCTGTCacgtaaccgtaataactgaCGTAATTACGCCGGCAAACTGCCGCTGCAGTCGGTccgcgagcatgattatatgttattatatttcccattcacttgcATTGGGCCCGGGTCCTAAAAGGGCCACCACTGGGTTCAGATCCAGACCGAGGTCCACCATTTGGTGATTGCTGGTCTAACTGAATTCACCAAAgaaaataacaagaaagctTAATATCTTTAAATATGTGCTCAGTCATAAAACctacaatttgtttttttaggcagatttttgttgtactttagaCAAAccaaacaatgacaacaatCACACGTTACACTTCCGTTGTAAACATGGAAGTAACATATGACCGatgttccctctaatttttcaagtatctaagcatacacaaaaatgacctgagcattccttggacttctgtgagcggcatcagacgtgcacactgtagtatcgcaAAACCTGAGTATGTTCAAACCCTGAGAACTGACAACATTGATTctgttatattttgtatatgagtggtttcatggtttcaaacagacggcaaggaggattccacaatgtagctttctttattctatatctcagacaaaataatccatggtctcatacaattaaccatctgaatcttgtagaaaacccctagtttattattttattttcaatgtattATCTTGTTTACCATTTCTATTGTTAAATAGGTATACTTTAATTTCCGTGTTTGCCTTTCACTTTCTGATTTAAAGCAGCCCGTTGCGGCAGTATTTCATCTGGAAAATTTACTTGAAATggatgccatgtttgttgtatatgtttacttttgtctatattaaaataaaataaaataaactcacAACCGACCTTTcagcgtaacacttcctgtatgcggtacgtccggccatcaaaataaaagcacggcagtaaaacatgcacagttacgccacacgTTCAGTctacacttttcactcagaaaactggcttgctacttcggctttgcagcatgttttataaagcagcgcttttgcagacaatgttgctctgtttgtttgtttcaccataatacagggttagcaagcagcattagcCATATGCTAACCCGCCATAAAGAGTGGCATGTACCACGTATGCGCTGTTAATAAATTGATCGGCTGTGGTAGTAAATACGTGCAAACgggatcttatcattggctggacagcacTCATCATTGTCTTATATGTActgcttgttgttgtttcctGGCACTCACTccgttgcattgcaaaatggtacagaataaattgttatgtgtttatttcatttacagttcaggtggGATTGCATTTTGTGCGCAGCATGGTTTTGCGGTGCGCAGAGAGCTCGAGAGCAGTGCGCGATTGCGCACGcgcgcagcttagagggaacacTGCATATAACCGATAAGTGAACATCAGTGCCCCTTATGTAACCCCCGCTTAAGGCACTGTAGCTCTCGCTGGTGCAGGTCTCCTGAGCTCTGTGTTGTGTTTATTGATGGGAATTAGCAGGAGagttggagcttgttgcagacagtgacagtttgtttcctggtgtgagacaatgtgcaccgGTCAATACCGTGATGCTTGTTAGATACTACAATAACAGTGAGTTACTGTACATTAGCATCATAGCTAACCATACAATTGCATAGAGCAGCGCTCCCCTACTCACCTCGGGTCACAGGGCTGATGAACTAAAGTTGTAATGACACCCTGCCCTACACAGTACTGTAAATAGCCGATGAGTGAGAGAGGGCGCTATTGAGCAATCACTCCAAACATTGCTAAAACAAGTGGAATCACAATAACCAAATTAATCCTGTTACACTTACACCAACATTTGTACAAATTAATGCCTGCTATTCTCTGCTGTTGAGTACATACACAATGTAAGGAACTACTGTATGCTAAAACGTGTTCCCATAATGTGGCCTCACTGATTGTCCCGGTCTCCCTTAGGGAGGATTCGTCCAGGATCTTCGTGTTGGTGGGCTTTGGCTTCTTTGTTGAGATGGACCACTCGGAAGCGCTGTGCTTCATCGACAAGAAGACGAGTCAGCTCACATCGTCAGTGAAAACTTTCAGTGTTTCGACAGCAAATACCAGACAGgaagctttttttgtgttaaactaCTCTTGGGATATTTGCCTGCTAGCTTCTGTTCGTTGTTCCTCATGCAAGATGCTGCCCTGCTACCATGCTAatgctgcgtgtgtgttttAGCTTCACGGATCAGCTGACGAAAGACGCTGCTAAAATTAAAGCAAACATCCGCATGGTGCTGGAGGTCAGTTTCATCTTCACACATTTATTGGAAACTGG
Above is a genomic segment from Dunckerocampus dactyliophorus isolate RoL2022-P2 chromosome 1, RoL_Ddac_1.1, whole genome shotgun sequence containing:
- the uxt gene encoding protein UXT, whose protein sequence is MTPTAAANVNANTTGNVEQKVLQYERFIDEVLKKDLQTVMEQRDALYNQISQYLQLKNTIQSLQETGSQRLKTDIDLGCNFYVQAEVEDSSRIFVLVGFGFFVEMDHSEALCFIDKKTSQLTSFTDQLTKDAAKIKANIRMVLEGLRELQGLTELPEDSRREVF